From the genome of Verrucomicrobiia bacterium, one region includes:
- the modA gene encoding molybdate ABC transporter substrate-binding protein, whose amino-acid sequence MMKKRLMPLLIVALTVGLWNQAVAADVTVFAAASLTDALKVVAADYEKTSDDKIIFNFGASSTLARQIAEGAPADIFFSADEAQMDGLAKRGLIDLATRKSHLGNAIVVVIPADSTLLIQSAADLTNAAVRKIAFADPKVVPAGVYGRAWLTKTGLWPLIQPKVVPTENVRAALAAVESGNVEAGVVFKTDAGISKKVKIAYAVPTRDAPRIAYPVALVKEAKHAAAARKFLQHLASAEAARVFTRFGFIVRE is encoded by the coding sequence ATGATGAAAAAACGATTGATGCCGCTTTTGATCGTCGCCTTGACCGTCGGCTTGTGGAACCAGGCCGTGGCCGCGGACGTCACTGTTTTCGCCGCCGCGAGCCTGACCGATGCGCTCAAGGTGGTGGCCGCAGATTACGAAAAAACTTCCGACGACAAAATCATCTTCAACTTTGGCGCGTCCAGCACGCTCGCCCGGCAGATTGCGGAAGGCGCGCCCGCTGACATTTTCTTCTCCGCCGACGAAGCCCAGATGGATGGGCTCGCAAAGCGGGGCCTGATTGACCTGGCCACGCGCAAAAGCCACCTCGGCAACGCCATCGTCGTCGTGATTCCCGCCGACAGCACGTTGCTCATCCAGTCCGCCGCGGACCTCACGAATGCGGCCGTGCGGAAAATTGCGTTCGCCGATCCCAAGGTGGTTCCAGCCGGCGTTTACGGCCGGGCGTGGTTGACGAAGACGGGGCTGTGGCCCTTGATCCAGCCCAAAGTGGTGCCCACGGAAAACGTGCGGGCCGCCCTCGCCGCCGTGGAATCCGGCAACGTCGAGGCGGGCGTCGTGTTCAAAACCGACGCGGGCATTTCCAAGAAAGTGAAAATCGCCTATGCGGTTCCGACCCGGGATGCCCCCCGGATCGCTTATCCAGTCGCGCTCGTGAAGGAAGCCAAACACGCCGCCGCGGCGCGGAAATTTTTGCAGCATCTCGCCTCCGCTGAAGCGGCGCGGGTTTTCACGCGATTTGGCTTCATCGTGCGCGAATGA
- the moaD gene encoding molybdopterin converting factor subunit 1, with product MRILFFAQLKDATGCASTELAAPAPLTSEALWGALLEKYPALATHRRIVRFAKNSEYVGPDARFADGDEVALIPPVSGG from the coding sequence ATGCGCATACTTTTTTTCGCCCAACTCAAGGACGCGACCGGTTGCGCGAGCACGGAACTCGCGGCGCCCGCGCCCCTGACGAGCGAGGCACTGTGGGGCGCGCTGCTGGAAAAATATCCTGCGCTCGCCACCCACCGCCGCATCGTGCGGTTCGCGAAAAACTCGGAATACGTCGGGCCGGACGCCCGTTTTGCCGATGGCGATGAAGTTGCCCTGATCCCGCCTGTGTCCGGCGGCTGA
- the moaC gene encoding cyclic pyranopterin monophosphate synthase MoaC produces MKRTKTFSHLNPQGEARMVNVGAKPVQRRRAVAAGRLVCQAATIRALRRAALPKGDVLTVAQIAGIQAAKRTAELIPLCHPLGLNHVEVSFRVRPAAVEITCVAETSAQTGVEMEALTGVSVAALTLYDMCKAVDKTMRIEAVRVIEKVKEG; encoded by the coding sequence ATGAAACGAACGAAAACATTTTCGCATCTCAATCCGCAGGGCGAAGCGCGCATGGTGAACGTGGGCGCGAAGCCCGTGCAACGGCGCCGGGCCGTTGCGGCCGGCCGGCTCGTTTGTCAGGCGGCGACGATTCGCGCCTTGCGTCGCGCGGCGCTGCCGAAGGGCGACGTGCTGACGGTGGCGCAGATCGCCGGCATCCAGGCGGCCAAGCGGACGGCAGAGTTGATTCCGCTGTGCCATCCGCTGGGCTTGAACCACGTCGAAGTGAGCTTTCGCGTGCGGCCGGCGGCGGTTGAAATCACCTGCGTCGCCGAGACCAGCGCGCAGACCGGCGTGGAAATGGAGGCGCTGACCGGCGTGAGCGTGGCGGCCCTGACGCTCTACGACATGTGCAAAGCCGTGGACAAAACGATGCGCATCGAGGCGGTGCGCGTGATTGAAAAGGTGAAGGAGGGATGA
- the modB gene encoding molybdate ABC transporter permease subunit — protein sequence MTAEEWQIVWFTAWVSALSTVLILPIGLALAWLLARRDWPGKSVVETLVSLPLVLPPVATGLVLLKLFGRRGPLGGVLHDHFNCDIVFTWRAVLLALSVMSLPLLVRSARVAFEEVNPRFEQIARTLGAGGWRVLFTITLPLALRGIVAGMLLAFARALGEFGATIMVAGNIPGQTATLSLTIFQDVQLGQDAHAFRLLGVSVVLAFLAVWGSELTLRRRRKSP from the coding sequence ATGACCGCTGAAGAATGGCAAATTGTCTGGTTCACGGCCTGGGTGTCCGCGCTCAGCACGGTGCTGATTCTGCCCATTGGTCTCGCGCTCGCCTGGTTGCTGGCGCGGCGGGACTGGCCGGGCAAATCCGTCGTCGAAACGCTGGTCTCGCTGCCGCTCGTGCTGCCGCCGGTGGCGACGGGCCTGGTGCTGCTGAAGCTCTTTGGCCGGCGCGGCCCGCTGGGCGGTGTTTTGCACGACCACTTCAATTGCGACATCGTCTTTACGTGGCGTGCCGTGCTGCTGGCGTTGAGTGTGATGTCGCTGCCGCTGCTGGTCCGTTCGGCACGGGTGGCGTTTGAAGAAGTGAATCCGCGCTTTGAACAAATCGCCCGCACGTTGGGCGCGGGCGGATGGCGGGTGCTCTTCACCATCACCCTGCCGCTGGCATTGCGGGGCATCGTCGCCGGGATGCTGCTGGCGTTTGCGCGGGCGCTGGGCGAATTCGGTGCCACCATCATGGTGGCGGGCAACATTCCCGGCCAGACGGCCACGCTTTCGCTGACCATTTTTCAAGACGTGCAACTGGGCCAGGATGCCCACGCGTTCCGGCTGCTGGGCGTGTCCGTGGTGCTGGCCTTCCTCGCCGTCTGGGGCAGCGAACTGACGTTGCGGCGCCGGAGGAAATCGCCGTGA
- a CDS encoding molybdenum cofactor guanylyltransferase yields MNFSAVILAGGQSSRMGRDKAWLELHGQTLLARQIQLMRAIGAREIIISGRAAGDYAQFGCPVVRDEWPGAGPLGGLAAALEAALAPLLLVLAVDMPHMTEDCLRRLFGECTETTGAIPRVNGQVEPLAAFYPKTARDLLPEISAANPPASPGVLGARPFAGRCVASGRAVWVDMAPAFAGCFANWNSPADLCLPA; encoded by the coding sequence ATGAACTTCAGTGCCGTCATCCTCGCTGGCGGACAATCGTCACGCATGGGCCGCGACAAGGCCTGGCTGGAGCTTCACGGGCAAACATTGCTGGCCCGGCAGATCCAGTTGATGCGGGCCATTGGCGCGCGGGAAATCATCATCTCCGGGCGCGCCGCCGGGGATTATGCGCAGTTTGGTTGTCCGGTGGTCCGGGACGAATGGCCAGGTGCGGGCCCGCTTGGCGGGCTGGCCGCGGCGCTGGAGGCCGCGTTGGCGCCGCTGTTGTTGGTGCTCGCCGTGGACATGCCGCACATGACGGAGGATTGCTTGCGGCGGCTGTTCGGGGAGTGCACGGAAACGACGGGCGCGATTCCCCGCGTCAACGGACAGGTCGAACCGCTGGCGGCATTCTATCCGAAAACGGCGCGTGACCTGTTGCCGGAGATTTCCGCCGCCAATCCGCCCGCTTCTCCCGGAGTCCTGGGCGCACGCCCCTTTGCCGGCCGCTGTGTCGCGTCCGGGCGGGCCGTGTGGGTTGACATGGCACCTGCATTCGCGGGCTGCTTTGCCAACTGGAATTCCCCCGCCGACTTATGCCTGCCCGCGTGA
- a CDS encoding LysR family transcriptional regulator, whose amino-acid sequence MKRKGTAAAALHPRLRIVCGEDIAFGPGKAELLARIAETGSIAEAAARLGMSYMRAWSLVQTMNACFKEPLVRALRGGHRRGGAELTGTGREVLKRYQQMEADARAAVQPGWTALQRLLRR is encoded by the coding sequence GTGAAACGAAAGGGAACCGCGGCCGCCGCGTTGCATCCGCGCCTCCGCATTGTGTGCGGCGAGGACATTGCCTTCGGCCCGGGGAAGGCCGAATTGCTGGCGCGCATTGCCGAGACGGGCTCGATCGCCGAGGCGGCGGCGCGCCTCGGCATGTCCTACATGCGCGCCTGGTCGCTGGTGCAGACGATGAATGCCTGCTTCAAGGAGCCGCTCGTCCGGGCGCTGCGCGGCGGCCATCGACGCGGCGGTGCGGAACTGACCGGCACCGGGCGGGAGGTGCTGAAGCGGTATCAACAAATGGAGGCGGACGCGCGGGCGGCGGTTCAGCCGGGCTGGACCGCGCTGCAACGGCTGCTGCGGCGTTGA
- a CDS encoding alginate export family protein, which produces MKHPSLRAQPFLAGACLALSLVATRAGADAMSAVAQPTARTADAGLVNDWLRTQSPDFAAWDLGGEFRVRYEAKAKAGSFPNRDFARDLDNSNDYFLFRTKAHLGWTPTDWVSAFVEGRDAHAVSDARLVNETDTFDLHQAWLRLGRPEQFPLVLQLGRQELIYGDQRWIGNADWSNLQRSFDAARLRFENDAFWVDAFAGRPVLPRDDYFNVANDYDWFSGSYAATRKLVPWQVTEFYFLARNVGAGSPDALAPGLGGPGPRDIYTVGTRWASLPGRLGAWDYTLEAAGQFGSINQGGARLRQRAFAVNVAGGHTWKDVSGAPRVGVGYDFGSGDGNPTDGENNTVELLFGTNHRLYGNMDLLGLRNLHIPRVETSLKPVKGLTLSLAWLGFWLVETADYLYPESGAGRSGNGYGRHPGFDSFVGQELDVLADWKPASWNTVRLGYGHFFAGDYLRQSLDAVPANGGVVDADWFYAQVSFNF; this is translated from the coding sequence GTGAAACACCCTTCTCTCAGGGCGCAACCTTTCCTGGCCGGCGCGTGCCTTGCGCTGTCGCTTGTGGCGACGCGGGCCGGGGCAGATGCGATGAGCGCCGTTGCCCAACCGACCGCTCGCACGGCGGACGCCGGCCTGGTCAACGACTGGCTGCGCACCCAATCACCGGACTTTGCGGCCTGGGATTTGGGCGGCGAGTTTCGCGTGCGTTACGAGGCAAAGGCGAAGGCCGGTTCGTTTCCCAATCGCGACTTCGCCCGCGATCTCGACAACAGCAACGATTATTTCCTGTTTCGCACGAAGGCGCATCTGGGCTGGACGCCGACGGACTGGGTCAGTGCATTTGTTGAGGGACGTGACGCGCACGCGGTCAGCGATGCGCGATTGGTGAACGAAACGGACACGTTCGATCTGCATCAGGCCTGGCTGCGGCTGGGCCGGCCGGAGCAATTCCCGCTCGTCCTCCAGCTCGGGCGGCAGGAATTGATCTACGGCGACCAGCGGTGGATCGGCAATGCAGACTGGAGCAACCTCCAGCGCTCGTTCGATGCGGCCCGGCTGCGCTTTGAGAATGACGCGTTCTGGGTCGACGCCTTTGCCGGGAGGCCGGTGCTGCCGCGGGACGATTACTTCAATGTCGCCAACGATTACGACTGGTTCAGCGGCAGCTACGCGGCGACGCGAAAACTGGTCCCATGGCAGGTCACCGAATTCTATTTCCTCGCGCGGAACGTGGGTGCCGGTTCGCCCGACGCCCTGGCGCCCGGCCTCGGCGGGCCGGGGCCGCGCGACATCTACACGGTGGGCACGCGCTGGGCTTCGCTGCCCGGCCGGCTGGGCGCTTGGGATTACACGCTCGAAGCGGCGGGCCAGTTCGGCAGCATCAACCAAGGCGGCGCGCGCCTGCGCCAACGGGCTTTTGCGGTCAACGTGGCGGGCGGCCACACGTGGAAGGACGTCTCCGGCGCGCCGCGCGTCGGCGTCGGCTACGACTTCGGCTCCGGCGACGGCAATCCAACCGACGGCGAGAACAACACGGTGGAACTGCTCTTCGGCACCAACCACCGGCTCTACGGCAACATGGATTTGCTGGGGCTCCGCAACCTGCACATTCCGCGGGTGGAAACTTCCTTGAAGCCGGTGAAGGGTCTGACGCTCTCCCTGGCGTGGCTCGGCTTCTGGCTGGTGGAAACGGCGGATTATCTCTACCCGGAAAGCGGCGCGGGCCGCAGCGGCAACGGTTACGGACGTCATCCCGGTTTTGATTCGTTCGTCGGTCAGGAGCTGGATGTGCTGGCCGACTGGAAGCCCGCGTCGTGGAACACGGTGCGTCTGGGCTACGGCCATTTCTTCGCCGGCGATTACCTCCGGCAATCGCTCGACGCCGTCCCGGCCAACGGCGGCGTGGTGGATGCCGACTGGTTTTACGCGCAGGTCAGTTTCAACTTTTGA
- a CDS encoding NirA family protein, which translates to MSNVTLPEPIVAAGFTAEQREYLTGLFAGVAARGQRFSDVAPAPAPREDLIFEERVKRELHPLDAYEQIVQNALGGQAPDKEDTFRFKWNGLFFLTPVKDAFMARLRIPGGVVKTYQLRELAHIAQELTSGYVQITTRANLQMRLIQPKDAPAFLGRVQAIGLHTRGSGADNIRNLTMNSTAGIDPVELIDVNPLVQQLAQLIINDRSFYDLPRKFNIAYDGGGLIGAVEDTNDIGVKAVKQGDEVVFRIALGGATGHKAFARDLGVVVPPAEINKVVVAIVRVFIEKGCRTNRKKARLKHLLETTSLGEYLALVEQKLGVKLRRAPCDPAQLRWASQELPHSHVGDYPQRQRGLNYVGATCPVGQITPKQMLRLAELAESYGSGEIRLTVWQNFIIPNVPDAFVPTLKRALEKAGFAIKQSNLASGVIACTGNSYCKFAQANTKGHALEVIRQLEKRIELDQPVNIHITGCPNSCAQHYMGDIGCLGTRTKISGESFDAYHIFVGGGFGRHQAVGRQVFAGVVAAELPATLERMLRTYLQHRQGHETFQQFTARHDVGRLQELFGAAC; encoded by the coding sequence ATGAGTAATGTGACCCTGCCCGAACCCATCGTCGCCGCCGGTTTCACCGCCGAGCAGAGGGAATATTTGACCGGCCTCTTCGCCGGTGTTGCCGCGCGCGGTCAACGCTTCAGCGACGTCGCGCCAGCGCCGGCGCCCAGGGAGGACCTCATCTTCGAGGAGCGGGTGAAGCGGGAATTGCATCCGCTTGATGCCTATGAGCAAATCGTCCAGAACGCTTTGGGCGGCCAGGCGCCCGACAAGGAGGACACCTTCCGCTTCAAGTGGAACGGGCTGTTTTTCCTGACGCCGGTGAAGGACGCGTTCATGGCGCGCCTGCGCATTCCCGGCGGCGTGGTGAAGACGTATCAGCTCCGCGAGCTGGCCCACATTGCGCAAGAATTGACCTCGGGGTATGTGCAGATCACGACGCGCGCCAACCTTCAGATGCGGCTCATCCAGCCCAAGGATGCCCCGGCATTTCTCGGCCGCGTGCAGGCCATCGGGCTGCACACCCGGGGTTCGGGAGCGGACAACATTCGCAACCTGACGATGAATTCCACCGCGGGCATTGACCCCGTGGAGTTGATTGACGTGAACCCGCTCGTGCAGCAGCTGGCACAACTCATCATCAACGACCGGTCGTTCTACGACCTGCCGCGCAAGTTCAACATCGCCTACGACGGCGGCGGACTGATCGGTGCGGTGGAGGACACAAACGACATCGGCGTGAAGGCGGTGAAGCAGGGCGACGAAGTCGTGTTCCGCATCGCGCTGGGCGGCGCCACCGGTCACAAGGCGTTTGCCCGCGATCTGGGCGTCGTGGTTCCGCCCGCGGAAATCAACAAGGTTGTCGTCGCGATTGTGCGGGTGTTCATCGAGAAGGGCTGCCGGACGAACCGCAAGAAGGCCCGGCTGAAGCACCTGCTCGAAACGACGTCGCTCGGCGAATACCTCGCCCTCGTCGAGCAGAAGCTTGGCGTGAAATTGCGGCGCGCCCCGTGCGACCCGGCCCAACTCCGCTGGGCGAGTCAGGAATTGCCGCACTCGCATGTCGGTGATTATCCGCAAAGGCAGCGCGGGCTGAATTACGTCGGCGCCACGTGCCCGGTGGGGCAGATCACACCGAAGCAAATGCTGCGGCTGGCCGAACTGGCCGAAAGCTACGGCAGCGGGGAAATCCGCCTGACGGTCTGGCAGAACTTCATCATTCCAAACGTGCCTGACGCCTTTGTGCCGACGTTGAAACGCGCCCTGGAAAAGGCGGGGTTCGCCATCAAGCAATCAAACCTGGCGAGCGGCGTGATTGCCTGCACGGGCAACAGTTATTGCAAATTCGCGCAGGCCAACACCAAGGGGCACGCGCTGGAAGTCATCCGGCAACTGGAAAAGCGCATCGAACTGGATCAGCCCGTGAACATTCACATCACCGGCTGCCCGAATTCCTGCGCGCAGCATTACATGGGCGACATCGGCTGCCTCGGCACCCGGACGAAAATCAGCGGCGAAAGCTTTGATGCGTATCACATTTTCGTTGGCGGCGGCTTTGGCCGGCACCAAGCCGTGGGCCGGCAGGTGTTCGCCGGCGTGGTGGCCGCGGAACTGCCCGCCACGCTGGAACGCATGCTGCGCACGTATCTCCAACACCGGCAGGGGCACGAAACATTCCAGCAATTCACCGCGCGCCATGATGTAGGCCGGTTGCAGGAGCTGTTCGGGGCGGCTTGCTGA
- the modC gene encoding molybdenum ABC transporter ATP-binding protein produces the protein MSLRLDNVELSLAGFALNVNAVVNGPVTAVFGPSGAGKTSLLELILGLRPARRAFIQLGAQVLTDTARGVFVPTRARGIGYVPQDLALFPHLSVRQNLLYGLRRSGSVDARFSFEHVVEVLEIQALVGRAVTDLSGGEKQRVALARALLAAPRWLLLDEPLASLDAPLKAKLLPFLVRLRDEFRIPMLCVTHDRMEAIALADEVVVLLNGRIVQTGPVLDVFNRPGSADVARIVGVETLQPGVVRHVQDGMASVVVGGATLTALAPDAATSRVFVCVRGEDVVLQRAAAVTSSVRNRLPARVVGLRTEGPLVRVELDAGFSLFALVTRAACAELNLHPGAPVVALIKAPAIHLVSRGDNC, from the coding sequence GTGAGCCTGCGCCTCGACAACGTCGAACTGTCGCTTGCCGGCTTTGCGCTCAACGTGAACGCGGTGGTCAACGGTCCCGTCACCGCCGTCTTTGGCCCGTCGGGCGCGGGCAAAACGTCGCTGCTCGAACTGATTCTGGGACTGCGCCCCGCGCGCCGGGCCTTCATTCAACTGGGGGCGCAGGTGCTGACGGACACGGCGCGCGGCGTTTTCGTGCCGACGCGCGCCCGCGGCATCGGCTACGTGCCTCAGGACCTCGCGCTGTTTCCGCACCTCTCCGTCCGGCAAAACCTGCTCTACGGGCTGCGCCGCAGCGGCAGCGTCGATGCGCGCTTCAGCTTCGAACACGTTGTTGAGGTTCTCGAGATTCAAGCGCTCGTCGGGCGGGCGGTGACAGATCTTTCCGGCGGCGAAAAGCAGCGGGTGGCGCTGGCCCGCGCGTTGCTCGCGGCGCCACGTTGGTTGCTCCTCGATGAGCCGCTGGCCAGCCTGGACGCTCCGTTGAAGGCGAAGCTCCTGCCATTTCTGGTGCGGCTGCGCGATGAGTTCCGCATTCCCATGCTGTGCGTCACGCACGACCGGATGGAAGCCATCGCGCTGGCCGATGAAGTGGTGGTATTGCTGAACGGCCGGATCGTGCAAACCGGCCCGGTGTTGGACGTGTTCAACCGGCCCGGCTCGGCCGACGTGGCGCGCATTGTGGGCGTGGAAACCCTCCAGCCCGGAGTCGTCCGGCACGTTCAGGATGGCATGGCCAGCGTCGTGGTCGGTGGCGCCACGCTGACCGCCCTCGCGCCGGACGCCGCGACGAGTCGCGTATTTGTGTGCGTTCGCGGGGAGGACGTCGTGCTGCAACGCGCCGCCGCCGTGACCAGCAGCGTGCGCAACCGGCTGCCCGCCCGCGTGGTGGGCCTGCGGACGGAAGGACCGCTCGTGCGCGTGGAACTCGACGCAGGGTTTTCGCTGTTCGCGCTGGTGACGCGGGCGGCGTGCGCGGAATTGAACTTGCACCCCGGCGCGCCGGTGGTGGCCCTCATCAAGGCGCCTGCCATCCATCTTGTGTCGCGGGGAGACAATTGCTAG
- a CDS encoding molybdenum cofactor biosynthesis protein MoaE, with protein MHIDVQLTPQRIPETLPVTGPAGATGAWVEFRGVVRGEENGAPITALDYEAYPEMAVREMRRLLTELAERHPCLAVKVIHRVGEIPVGETAIYVGVAGRHRAGAFALLAAFMDRLKQDVPIWKRGGRGAEARPDVSRPAAASSSGRRPALLSLEDARALVESRCPTLPAERVALADACGRVLRETVCAAEDWPAVDKSTRDGYAVRADDPAESFRVVDTLHAADWKPRQLPPGEAVRVATGASLPCEGLRVLMQEDVERLGDHIRMLARDDSANVRRRGEEVRRGEALLAPGTRLNGGALALLATAGCAAPPVSPRLRVLHFTTGDEIVPPAQMPQPGQIRDSNSFLIRGLLQRWPCVVEHAHLRENFAAAQADINARRSAVESASVILVSGGASVGDKDFTRPLLEWLGFEIVFSQVNLRPGKPLIFGVNAARVAFGLPGNPLSHFVCFHAFVAAALGRLTGESPAPFQSAMLGTPLDDAASPRETLWPARWEGHGDAAQVRPLAWASSGDVTSLARANALLRVPAHTERLAAGTRVDFLPADF; from the coding sequence ATGCATATTGACGTTCAACTCACGCCGCAACGCATCCCGGAGACGCTGCCCGTCACCGGACCGGCGGGCGCCACCGGCGCGTGGGTGGAATTTCGGGGTGTCGTCCGTGGCGAGGAGAATGGCGCCCCCATCACAGCGCTCGACTATGAGGCTTATCCGGAAATGGCCGTGCGTGAAATGCGGCGCCTGTTGACCGAGCTGGCGGAACGGCATCCTTGCTTGGCGGTGAAGGTGATTCATCGCGTCGGGGAGATTCCCGTCGGCGAAACCGCCATCTACGTGGGCGTCGCGGGGCGACATCGGGCCGGGGCGTTCGCCCTGCTGGCGGCGTTCATGGACCGGCTCAAACAGGACGTGCCGATTTGGAAACGCGGTGGCCGGGGTGCTGAGGCTCGACCCGACGTCAGCCGGCCAGCCGCGGCCAGTTCGTCGGGCCGGCGGCCGGCGCTGTTGTCGCTCGAGGATGCGCGAGCCCTGGTCGAATCGCGCTGTCCGACGCTGCCCGCCGAACGCGTGGCGCTGGCCGATGCGTGCGGCCGGGTGTTGCGCGAGACGGTTTGCGCGGCGGAAGATTGGCCAGCGGTTGATAAATCCACCCGCGACGGTTATGCCGTGCGGGCCGATGATCCGGCTGAATCCTTTCGGGTGGTGGACACGTTGCACGCCGCTGATTGGAAGCCGCGTCAACTGCCTCCCGGCGAGGCCGTCCGTGTGGCGACCGGGGCTTCGCTTCCCTGCGAAGGACTCCGCGTGCTGATGCAGGAAGATGTCGAACGCTTGGGCGACCACATTCGCATGCTGGCACGCGACGACTCGGCCAATGTGCGCCGCCGTGGCGAAGAAGTGCGGCGCGGCGAAGCGCTGCTGGCGCCGGGAACCCGGTTGAACGGCGGCGCGCTTGCGCTGCTGGCCACCGCCGGTTGCGCGGCGCCGCCGGTCAGCCCGCGGTTGCGTGTCCTGCACTTTACGACGGGCGACGAGATTGTTCCGCCCGCGCAGATGCCGCAACCGGGCCAGATTCGCGACAGCAATTCCTTTTTGATCCGCGGCCTGTTGCAGCGCTGGCCATGCGTTGTCGAGCACGCCCACCTGCGCGAGAATTTTGCCGCTGCCCAGGCCGACATCAACGCGCGCCGGAGCGCCGTAGAATCGGCGTCGGTGATTTTGGTTTCCGGCGGGGCGAGCGTCGGGGACAAGGACTTTACGCGGCCGCTGCTGGAGTGGCTTGGGTTTGAAATTGTTTTCAGCCAGGTGAACCTGCGTCCGGGCAAGCCGCTGATCTTTGGTGTCAATGCCGCGCGGGTGGCGTTCGGGCTGCCGGGCAATCCGCTCTCGCACTTCGTTTGCTTCCACGCGTTCGTGGCGGCGGCGCTGGGTCGGTTGACGGGAGAATCGCCGGCGCCGTTCCAGTCGGCAATGCTGGGCACGCCGCTGGACGATGCCGCGAGCCCGCGTGAAACCCTCTGGCCCGCCCGCTGGGAGGGGCACGGCGATGCGGCCCAAGTCCGGCCGCTTGCGTGGGCGAGTTCTGGCGATGTCACTTCCTTGGCGAGGGCGAACGCCCTGCTGCGCGTGCCCGCGCATACCGAACGTCTGGCCGCGGGCACCCGTGTTGATTTTCTGCCGGCAGACTTCTGA
- a CDS encoding MOSC domain-containing protein: MPVSVDIKVERLFISPGHNFFGHHEQPPGNHPTIEVAAVECVAGQGLVGDRFFGFKDNYKGQITLFAGEVFDEICGRLGVAGRSPGVTRRNLITRGVDLNTLIGQRFAIQGVEFEGVAECTPCYWMNEAIAPGAEVALRGRGGLRARILTNGVLRVDS; the protein is encoded by the coding sequence ATGCCTGTGTCAGTGGACATCAAAGTCGAGCGGCTCTTCATTTCGCCGGGCCATAATTTCTTTGGCCACCACGAACAGCCGCCGGGCAACCACCCGACCATTGAGGTGGCCGCCGTGGAATGCGTCGCGGGGCAGGGACTCGTCGGCGACCGCTTCTTCGGTTTCAAGGACAATTACAAGGGACAAATTACCCTCTTCGCGGGCGAAGTGTTCGACGAGATTTGCGGCCGGCTTGGGGTCGCCGGCCGGTCGCCTGGCGTCACGCGGCGCAACCTCATCACGCGCGGCGTGGATTTGAACACGCTCATCGGGCAGCGGTTTGCCATTCAGGGCGTTGAGTTCGAGGGCGTGGCGGAATGCACTCCGTGTTATTGGATGAACGAAGCCATTGCGCCGGGCGCGGAGGTCGCCCTGCGCGGGCGCGGTGGCTTGCGGGCGCGCATCCTCACGAACGGCGTGTTGCGCGTTGATTCGTGA